The Pelodiscus sinensis isolate JC-2024 chromosome 4, ASM4963464v1, whole genome shotgun sequence genomic sequence tgtgtgcgGATGTATGGGTGAGAATATGCAGGATATGCATAGGTATGAAAATGGGAACGTGTGGGATATATGCATGTGAGACAGTGGTTATGTGGGACATGTACACATGAGAATACATATGTGAGGAGccgttgtgtgtctgtgtggggtgggggagggtcttTGTGTGTCTATGTGGGGCACGGGGGGTCAGTGTGAGTCTGTGGTGAGGGAGGTCAGCGTATCATGGGAGGAAGGGTGCTAGGGCTGACTCATTTCCCCAGCATCCCTTGCATAGGCCCAAGTGTTGAACACACCTCTTCTTCCCCACCCTTTGCACTGTCTGGGGGGCACACCTGGACCCTGTCTCCAGCAACTCTGATGGCCTTGGTtcacctcctcttccccactcAGCCGCCCATAAATTATCTCTGCCCTGAGGCCTGACAGCCGGTTCCTTCTGCCACTTCCCAGCCCTGTCATTAGGGCCTCACCTGCCAGACAGGGCTCCCCTCCCTTCATTATCCCTGGAGGAATTCCTGAGAGCCGCCCCACTGTGCTCTGAAATGTCCTCGCCCACGCCAGGGGGCACAGGAAATTCCACAGCTCATGACAGGGCAGAGGCAGCCCTTCCCAGGGGGCACAGTCCCCCAGACTTACTCCCCCAAAgacccagcagcacctcccctGTCTCATGGCACTTTGGTgccaagtgtccctgcccccctcatctccccttcccctcagggGTTCCCTGACTCCATGTCTCTTAGTTGGTAATACCCTCTGTCTAAAGGGGCCCCAATCCTACAGgcctttgtcccctccccccctttgatGCAGGTACAGGAGTCAAAGCCTCTGATCCTCATGGCATTCACTTCAGAGCCACAGCCAGTGAGACCCTAGCCTGCTGTCACCTGTGCCTGTCCAGGGACAGGGCCCATAGGTGTGGGAAGTAGGTGTGCagtgggtgctgcagcactcctaGTTTTTGGGAATCCCGGCCCAGGGTGCTGGTTGCTAACCCCTTGCCCCTGTCTCCTGGGGTCCCGGCTGTTGGCCCCAGGTCCCACTTTGCCACTGAACCTGTGTCCCACTTGGCCATGGGATCCTGCctgactgctggccccacaccCAGGGGGCTCCACCACTGGGCCCCACATGCAGGGTCCCGGCTGCCGGCCCCAGCTCCTGGGGTGCTGAGTGATGTAAACATAAGTAAGTAGTAAGTGCAGTTCGGCACTCCCACTCTAAAAACTGTCCCAGCACCGCTGGCCAGTCCCTAAGGCCCTGTCCTCACCAGGGGCATCAGCGTGGTGGCTACTACCCCTCCTGAGCTAGGAGCCAGCACGAGGGGGTTAGGGAGCCTGTGGCCCTGGGAAACATGCCAATTCAGGTCTCCCCATGAGCTCCCCCAGGCACTGCTCTGTCCCAAAGCTGCAGGGCCAGAGCTAAGAGCCACACATGCCCCCGGTTGCTCTCAGCCTCACCCAGCTGCACTGTGCCTCCTGGCTGAGGGCATCTGTCCAGCTTATGGCTCTTGAGTATCACTGACCCCTTCCAGTGCCCCTTTTACTGCCGCAAGAGGGGCTTGTTCATGTGTCTCCTTCTAGTCATCTCCTTGGAACCATGTAGGAGGCTGAGTAGCAGCTGGGCTGTGCCCACACCGATCACCTCATCCATGGGTCAGGCCCCACCCTGGTGGGAGTGTCTGAGAGGCCCACTGGGTTCTGTCTGGGTGACTCTAATGCCCTGTCCCCCTCTCTCACCCACTGTAGCTGAATTACCTCGGGCCCCCCTTCAATGAGCCGGACTTCAACCCTCCCCGGATGACAAGGGCCGAGATGGTGCCCAGTGCCACAGTGGACTTTGAGTTGTGGCGCAGCCTGAACGACAATGCCCGGCTGGCAGCCAATTATCGGGCCTACACGCACCTGCTGTGCTACCTGCGTGGCATGGATGGGCAGGTGGCCAAGGCTGAGCTGCGCAAGAACCTGGGCCACTTCTGCACCAGCCTGCAGGGATTGGTGGTGAGCATTGCCAGTGTCATGTCCTCGCTGGGGTACCCACTGCCCAGCCCACTAGGCAGCGCCGATCCCACCTGGGCCCGGGGGCCAGGCGCCACCAGCCCCCACAACAATTTCCTCAAGAAGATGGATGACTTCTGGCTGCTCAAGGAGCTGCAGACCTGGCTGTGGCGCTCCGCCAAGGACTTCAACCGTCTGAAGAAGAAGGTGCCACCCGCTGCCGTCATGCTGCGCCTCGAGGCACGGGACTTCTGACCTCTGCCCCACCACCCCACCACCATGCTGCGCCTTGAGGGATGGGGCTTCtgatcccagccccccactgtcccATCACTGGGGGGGGGTGATTCTTCCCCATCCCACCTCACTCCCACCTCCATTGTTATGTTGTGCCTTGAGACAAGG encodes the following:
- the CLCF1 gene encoding cardiotrophin-like cytokine factor 1 isoform X2, with translation MDFRAGDSWGIFAFLCAAFWNLPAVPALNSTEEVGAGQSIQKTYDLTRYLEHQLRTLAGTYLNYLGPPFNEPDFNPPRMTRAEMVPSATVDFELWRSLNDNARLAANYRAYTHLLCYLRGMDGQVAKAELRKNLGHFCTSLQGLVVSIASVMSSLGYPLPSPLGSADPTWARGPGATSPHNNFLKKMDDFWLLKELQTWLWRSAKDFNRLKKKVPPAAVMLRLEARDF
- the CLCF1 gene encoding cardiotrophin-like cytokine factor 1 isoform X1, which codes for MLYVAGEISGDSWGIFAFLCAAFWNLPAVPALNSTEEVGAGQSIQKTYDLTRYLEHQLRTLAGTYLNYLGPPFNEPDFNPPRMTRAEMVPSATVDFELWRSLNDNARLAANYRAYTHLLCYLRGMDGQVAKAELRKNLGHFCTSLQGLVVSIASVMSSLGYPLPSPLGSADPTWARGPGATSPHNNFLKKMDDFWLLKELQTWLWRSAKDFNRLKKKVPPAAVMLRLEARDF